A DNA window from Candidatus Hydrogenedens sp. contains the following coding sequences:
- a CDS encoding outer membrane protein transport protein, translating into MKKVFLQLLCSIVFFTTIGISLYDAWSQGIPINSSPNVIGSGARAIGMGGAFIAIADDATAASWNPGGLTQLERPEFSMVYTYKYIGEDFESLPHPELEGDYSVDFSQLNYMSFVYPFQRTIKGRNLVLSLNYQAKYDFSRELDFYYRDISALALGNRAGLHSLVKYKQSGQLATLSPALGFEITDRLSVGLVLNLWNQSLIQNNEWTVDQEEYRTLNINGQVNRASFSHTVIRKKYRDFEGTNVTLGALYRLGERWQIGAVYHSKFTADVDYEEWWIINRGVGFPGFFYSRRPLKYTFPASYGIGVAYRFPNDKLTLSFDVTRCEWDQFVIHDPENRNWLMRKRSGVSNLPVDWSPHDATYTVRIGAEYLFFNPNKPRQSILPSIRAGAFYDPEPSSGRPDRWFGLGKGDGSVDNYYGITLGAGCLIKNRINIDAAYVYRWGNDVRKDTFGFVATDADVDQHLFYLSTVIYF; encoded by the coding sequence TTGAAAAAGGTCTTCCTTCAATTACTATGTAGTATTGTTTTTTTTACAACAATCGGGATTTCCCTCTATGACGCTTGGTCGCAGGGCATACCGATTAATTCTTCTCCGAATGTTATCGGTAGTGGTGCTCGTGCCATTGGTATGGGCGGTGCATTTATTGCCATAGCAGATGATGCTACTGCGGCATCGTGGAATCCCGGTGGGTTAACCCAATTGGAACGCCCAGAATTTTCTATGGTTTATACCTACAAATATATCGGCGAAGATTTCGAATCTCTACCCCATCCGGAGTTAGAAGGTGATTATTCGGTTGATTTTAGCCAATTAAATTACATGAGTTTTGTTTATCCATTTCAGAGAACGATTAAAGGCAGAAATCTTGTATTAAGCTTAAATTATCAGGCGAAGTATGATTTTTCTCGTGAACTGGATTTTTATTATCGCGACATATCTGCTTTAGCCTTAGGGAATCGTGCAGGATTGCATTCGCTTGTGAAATATAAACAGAGTGGGCAGTTAGCAACGCTATCACCTGCTTTGGGTTTTGAAATCACCGACCGTTTGTCCGTTGGTCTTGTTCTAAATCTATGGAATCAATCCTTGATACAAAACAATGAATGGACGGTAGACCAGGAAGAATATCGCACATTAAACATTAATGGACAGGTAAACCGTGCTTCCTTTTCTCATACAGTTATACGAAAGAAATATCGCGATTTTGAGGGAACGAATGTTACTCTGGGTGCTTTATATCGTCTTGGTGAAAGATGGCAAATCGGGGCGGTATACCATTCAAAATTTACCGCAGATGTGGATTATGAAGAATGGTGGATTATCAATCGGGGTGTGGGATTTCCAGGATTTTTCTATAGTCGCCGACCTTTGAAATATACATTCCCGGCTTCGTATGGTATTGGTGTGGCTTATCGCTTTCCAAATGATAAATTAACATTAAGTTTTGATGTTACCCGTTGTGAATGGGACCAGTTTGTAATACACGACCCAGAAAATCGGAATTGGCTCATGCGGAAGCGTTCAGGGGTATCCAATCTGCCAGTGGATTGGAGTCCGCATGATGCTACTTATACAGTTCGAATAGGAGCGGAATATTTATTTTTTAATCCCAATAAACCGCGACAGTCCATCCTACCCAGTATTCGTGCGGGAGCCTTTTATGACCCCGAACCCTCCAGCGGAAGACCTGACCGCTGGTTTGGTCTTGGAAAAGGTGATGGCTCTGTGGATAATTATTATGGGATTACCTTAGGTGCAGGATGTCTTATCAAGAACCGCATTAATATTGATGCTGCGTATGTATATCGTTGGGGGAATGATGTCCGAAAGGATACTTTCGGCTTTGTAGCAACCGATGCAGATGTAGACCAGCATTTGTTCTATCTATCTACTGTGATTTATTTCTGA
- a CDS encoding PilZ domain-containing protein, with translation MYILTEGTEVQFIWGQWAVPVVISEIGGDWVSLRYPLEEPIGPGIYVDLQVQYEFFRMTYYYFTLNMPRQFNDILFLRRAASRTYIERRQAWRVVANEPVRVEYGENRISFEATLLDISSTGAYFAVEHLLPLTNPLRIYLPMNGRVYIFNGIIVRKIPPNPRLGVPLRIGVRFVNNPIELRNLLVHFLWSRIREIYRDQFKDLYPGADKRPKIKKKQQEPTSENNIAPSGNNGKE, from the coding sequence ATGTATATTTTAACAGAGGGAACAGAGGTTCAATTTATATGGGGACAATGGGCTGTTCCTGTGGTGATTAGTGAAATAGGTGGTGATTGGGTATCATTGAGATATCCTCTGGAAGAGCCTATTGGACCGGGAATTTATGTTGATTTGCAGGTGCAATATGAATTTTTTCGTATGACATATTATTATTTTACACTTAATATGCCCCGCCAATTTAACGATATTTTATTTTTACGACGTGCGGCAAGTCGAACTTATATAGAACGCCGACAGGCATGGCGAGTTGTGGCAAATGAACCCGTCCGTGTAGAGTATGGGGAGAACAGAATTTCCTTTGAAGCAACCTTATTAGATATAAGTAGCACAGGGGCTTATTTCGCTGTGGAGCACTTATTACCATTAACAAATCCTCTGCGTATTTACCTACCTATGAACGGGCGTGTCTATATATTTAATGGAATAATTGTTCGTAAAATTCCACCCAATCCCCGGTTAGGTGTCCCTTTAAGAATAGGCGTTCGTTTCGTCAACAACCCGATTGAATTGCGAAATTTGTTAGTGCACTTTTTATGGTCGCGTATACGCGAAATCTATCGAGACCAGTTTAAAGACCTCTACCCGGGTGCCGACAAACGACCTAAAATTAAAAAAAAGCAACAAGAACCTACCTCAGAAAATAATATTGCCCCCAGCGGGAATAATGGTAAAGAATAA
- a CDS encoding Gfo/Idh/MocA family oxidoreductase, whose protein sequence is MNTIRIGVIMNGVTGRMGKNQHLERSLMALIQEGGLLTKEGKKIIPEIILVGRNAQKLSEISEKYSGLPWSTDLDNVLSDPKYTLYFDAQTTGLRYYAVKKAILAGKHIYCEKPSASNLSQAMELYKLAEEKKVKHGVVQDKLWLPGILKLSQLIRQDFFGRIHEVRGEFGYWVFTGEFEPAQRPSWNYKKSEGGGIVQDMVCHWRYLVDNLFETITDINCMAMTHIPQRWDESGKPYICDVEDAAYTTFLTERGIICHFNSSWCTRVRRDDLLTVQVDGINGSAVAGLRECYIQPAESTPKPVWNPDIPQPINFYEGWMKVPDRLQYDNAFKAQWKLFLLHIVEDSPFPWNLLEGAKGVQLAELAYQSWQERRWLKVPPL, encoded by the coding sequence ATGAATACTATTCGTATCGGCGTTATAATGAATGGTGTAACAGGGCGGATGGGAAAAAATCAACATTTAGAACGCTCTTTAATGGCTCTGATACAGGAAGGAGGTTTGCTAACTAAAGAAGGTAAAAAGATAATACCAGAAATTATTCTGGTTGGTAGAAATGCACAAAAACTGTCCGAAATTTCAGAAAAATATTCGGGTTTGCCGTGGTCAACAGATTTGGATAATGTATTATCAGACCCCAAATATACCCTTTATTTCGATGCACAGACAACAGGTTTGCGATATTATGCTGTAAAAAAAGCCATACTTGCAGGTAAACATATATATTGTGAAAAACCTTCTGCTTCAAATCTATCGCAGGCGATGGAGTTATATAAACTGGCAGAAGAGAAAAAAGTAAAACATGGGGTTGTTCAAGATAAACTCTGGCTACCCGGTATATTAAAACTATCCCAACTTATTCGTCAGGACTTCTTTGGCAGGATACACGAAGTCCGCGGTGAATTTGGTTATTGGGTATTTACGGGGGAGTTTGAACCTGCACAGCGTCCTTCATGGAATTATAAGAAATCCGAAGGAGGCGGAATTGTTCAGGATATGGTATGCCATTGGCGTTATCTGGTGGACAATCTTTTCGAGACTATTACAGATATCAATTGTATGGCAATGACACATATTCCTCAACGATGGGATGAATCAGGCAAACCTTATATCTGTGATGTAGAAGATGCCGCTTATACTACTTTTCTAACCGAGAGAGGCATAATTTGTCATTTCAATTCTTCGTGGTGCACACGCGTTCGCAGAGATGATTTGCTGACTGTGCAGGTAGATGGAATTAATGGTTCCGCCGTTGCTGGATTAAGAGAATGTTACATACAACCGGCAGAAAGCACACCCAAACCTGTATGGAACCCGGATATTCCACAACCTATTAATTTTTATGAAGGATGGATGAAAGTTCCTGATAGATTGCAATATGACAATGCTTTTAAGGCACAGTGGAAATTGTTCTTACTTCATATTGTAGAAGATAGCCCCTTCCCATGGAATTTATTAGAAGGAGCAAAAGGAGTTCAATTAGCCGAACTGGCATATCAAAGCTGGCAGGAACGGAGATGGCTTAAAGTCCCACCTTTGTAA
- the mutS gene encoding DNA mismatch repair protein MutS, with product MENKEKDNWLKITDIVPERATPMLRQYLRAKAECGDSLLLFHMGDFFEMFFDDAFEASQILGIALTSRDGESKEGKVPMCGVPVRSVNHYLARLIKAGKTVTICEQVEDPKLAKGIVKRAIVRTVTPGTIIEPELLEEGSNNYLSALCATEQKAGLALVDISTGQFLASELVPPYERTLSDELTRLTISELLVPENIGKDMEQFLLSSFPNLTITRISHDKFDTELCTETILRHYGLSTLRGLDMENNAELITAVGVILQYVSQTQRESAPFIDLPRIYKPSDFVILDSNTQRNLELTESLFDRSKQGTLLGVLDRTLTPMGSRKLRQWLHYPLQKIDEISQRLNAVEELKDNVELRTLLREQLKGFGDLERLLGRITAQTTNPRDIRALAHCLKILPRLRKPLEICSSELLRTIYNAIDELPELARYIENAIVETPPASLSDGGIIKDGYNAQLDHLRSLMRGGREWIATLQKKERERTGIQTLKIGYNKVFGYFIEVSKGQTSFVPSDYIRKQTLVNAERYVTPELKSREEEILTAQERSVALEEELFIEVRNHISEEAKRIQRNSESVALLDVLLSLAEVASSQNYVKPQVNSSDEIDIVGGRHPVIETLLGPGSFVPNDTYLNTHDRRLVIVTGPNMAGKSTYLRQVALITLMAQIGSFVPAEQAKIGVVDRIYTRVGASDNLARGESTFMVEMIETANILNTATHRSLLVLDEIGRGTSTYDGISIAWAVAEYIHDRIKARALFATHYHELTELTKSLSGAVNTNVGVREYKDRIVFLYRLFEGAADHSYGIHVAKLAGLPSLVIRRAHEIMDSLESGQFGNKEEAKQLLLFDIHEKHIPSPVEEELDKIDSDQLSPREALDILYHLKRMRNTPRHQK from the coding sequence ATGGAAAATAAAGAAAAGGATAACTGGCTTAAGATTACAGATATTGTGCCAGAGCGTGCAACACCGATGTTACGGCAGTATTTGCGTGCTAAGGCAGAATGTGGTGATTCCCTATTACTATTCCACATGGGCGACTTTTTTGAGATGTTTTTTGATGACGCTTTTGAAGCATCCCAAATTTTGGGGATAGCCTTGACTTCGAGGGATGGTGAAAGTAAAGAAGGGAAAGTACCCATGTGCGGCGTCCCTGTTCGTTCTGTTAACCATTACCTCGCACGGTTAATAAAAGCAGGAAAGACAGTAACGATATGTGAACAGGTCGAAGACCCTAAATTAGCAAAAGGTATCGTCAAACGAGCCATTGTGCGAACAGTTACCCCCGGAACGATTATTGAACCTGAACTTCTGGAAGAAGGGTCAAACAACTATTTATCCGCTTTATGTGCTACTGAACAGAAAGCAGGACTTGCTCTGGTAGACATAAGCACAGGACAATTTCTGGCTTCTGAATTAGTCCCTCCTTATGAAAGGACCTTATCCGACGAATTAACACGCCTTACCATATCCGAATTACTTGTTCCTGAAAATATCGGTAAGGACATGGAACAGTTTCTCCTTTCTTCCTTCCCCAATCTAACAATTACCCGAATTTCTCACGATAAATTTGATACAGAGCTATGCACAGAGACCATTCTTCGTCATTATGGACTATCAACTCTTCGCGGACTGGATATGGAAAACAATGCAGAACTCATTACCGCGGTAGGGGTAATTCTTCAGTATGTTTCCCAAACTCAACGGGAATCTGCTCCCTTTATTGACTTACCTCGAATTTATAAACCTTCTGATTTTGTTATTTTAGATAGCAACACACAGAGAAATCTCGAACTAACCGAATCCCTTTTTGACCGTTCAAAGCAGGGGACATTATTAGGAGTGCTGGACCGAACACTTACACCGATGGGTTCTCGAAAATTACGGCAGTGGTTACATTATCCTTTACAGAAAATTGATGAAATATCCCAACGATTAAATGCCGTTGAGGAACTCAAAGATAATGTAGAACTACGAACCTTACTAAGGGAGCAATTAAAAGGTTTTGGCGATTTAGAACGGCTCCTTGGACGAATAACGGCACAAACAACAAACCCCCGAGATATAAGAGCACTAGCTCATTGTTTAAAAATCCTACCTCGATTAAGAAAACCCTTAGAAATCTGCTCATCAGAATTATTAAGAACCATCTACAACGCTATAGATGAACTCCCGGAACTGGCTCGTTATATTGAAAATGCGATTGTAGAGACACCTCCGGCATCGCTCAGTGATGGTGGAATTATTAAAGACGGCTACAATGCTCAATTAGACCATCTTCGTTCTTTAATGCGAGGTGGCCGCGAATGGATTGCTACCCTACAAAAAAAAGAACGCGAACGAACCGGTATCCAAACCTTAAAAATCGGATATAATAAAGTATTCGGATATTTTATTGAAGTTAGCAAAGGGCAAACATCCTTCGTTCCATCGGATTATATACGCAAACAAACACTCGTTAATGCGGAACGATATGTAACCCCGGAACTCAAATCTCGGGAAGAAGAAATCCTTACCGCACAGGAACGAAGTGTGGCTCTTGAAGAAGAACTTTTTATTGAGGTTCGTAATCATATCTCTGAAGAAGCCAAAAGAATCCAGCGGAATTCTGAATCCGTTGCCCTGCTTGATGTGCTTTTGTCTTTAGCGGAGGTTGCCAGTTCTCAAAACTATGTAAAACCGCAGGTAAACTCCTCTGATGAGATAGATATCGTGGGAGGAAGACATCCTGTTATTGAGACATTATTAGGTCCCGGTTCTTTTGTTCCGAACGATACTTATTTAAATACCCACGATAGACGGCTTGTGATAGTCACCGGTCCAAATATGGCAGGGAAATCCACCTATTTGCGTCAGGTAGCACTCATTACACTCATGGCTCAGATAGGCAGTTTCGTGCCGGCAGAGCAAGCAAAAATTGGTGTGGTTGACCGAATCTATACTCGGGTAGGAGCATCGGATAATCTTGCTCGGGGCGAAAGCACTTTTATGGTGGAAATGATAGAAACCGCAAATATTTTAAATACGGCAACACATCGTAGTTTATTAGTATTAGATGAAATAGGTAGAGGCACCAGCACCTATGATGGGATAAGCATCGCCTGGGCCGTTGCCGAGTATATCCATGACCGAATAAAGGCACGTGCTTTGTTTGCCACTCATTATCACGAACTCACCGAATTGACAAAGTCATTGTCGGGGGCGGTAAATACCAATGTAGGCGTCAGGGAGTATAAAGATAGAATTGTCTTCTTATATCGTTTATTTGAAGGAGCTGCAGACCATAGTTATGGTATTCATGTGGCAAAATTAGCAGGACTTCCCTCGCTTGTAATTCGTCGTGCCCACGAAATTATGGATTCTCTTGAAAGCGGTCAATTCGGAAACAAAGAAGAAGCAAAACAACTCCTTCTTTTTGATATACATGAAAAACATATCCCTTCGCCTGTAGAGGAAGAATTGGACAAAATTGACTCCGACCAACTTTCACCTCGGGAAGCCTTAGATATTCTTTATCATTTAAAGCGAATGAGGAACACTCCGCGACATCAGAAATAA
- a CDS encoding glycoside hydrolase family 88 protein, producing MEVEDSYTEQELVPIIQLFLPVAKYKANSLFGYWSKQATSPVFTKAGKYHSWGWTEWTRGFLYGIPLLLYEMTGEQSLLESVRKNIHRLDSYLTHTGVHDHGFNILSSYGHLWRMGLQGHYPCDPEELAKYQLAIRVSGAVQGSRWTKIEDGTGFIHSFNGAHSLFVDTIRTCRILELAWALGQVLKSEGDEEISLLERAIQHIKNTIKYNIYFGKGRDIYDIRGRVAHESLFNVKTGKFRCASTQQGYSPFSTWTRGLAWAMLGCVEQLEFFSSLPAHLWEEYTQDEDWLDLLTQSAMATADFYMEHTTSDGIPFWDTGAPGLSYIGKYQQLPADPYNDVEPLDSSSAVISAQALLRLGSYLGKDNKGKKYYQAGLTVTKTILLRDFLSTDANHEGLLLHAVYHRPNGWDYIPPGRNIPCGESCLWGDYHLLELLLWIWQSAQEKTPWNFFANQPFTNVTG from the coding sequence ATGGAAGTTGAGGATTCTTATACAGAACAGGAACTTGTTCCGATAATACAACTTTTTTTGCCTGTTGCAAAATATAAGGCGAACTCTCTTTTTGGATATTGGTCAAAACAAGCGACATCGCCTGTATTTACAAAGGCAGGGAAATACCATTCATGGGGCTGGACAGAATGGACCCGAGGATTTCTCTATGGGATACCGTTGCTTTTATATGAAATGACCGGTGAGCAGTCATTATTAGAGAGTGTTCGTAAAAATATCCATAGGCTGGACTCTTACCTCACACATACAGGAGTGCATGACCATGGATTTAATATTCTTTCTTCGTATGGGCATTTGTGGCGGATGGGTTTGCAAGGACATTATCCATGTGATCCGGAGGAATTGGCAAAGTATCAATTGGCCATTCGTGTTTCAGGTGCCGTTCAGGGTAGTCGCTGGACAAAAATTGAAGATGGTACCGGATTTATACATTCCTTTAACGGTGCTCACTCCTTATTTGTTGATACGATACGAACCTGTCGTATTCTTGAATTGGCATGGGCATTGGGTCAGGTATTAAAGTCAGAAGGTGATGAAGAAATTTCTCTACTGGAACGAGCTATTCAGCATATAAAGAATACGATAAAATATAACATCTACTTTGGAAAGGGTCGGGATATATATGATATCCGTGGAAGGGTCGCCCATGAAAGCCTGTTTAATGTAAAGACGGGGAAATTCCGTTGTGCCTCTACGCAACAGGGATATTCTCCGTTTAGCACATGGACACGCGGTTTAGCATGGGCAATGTTAGGATGCGTAGAACAATTGGAATTTTTTTCATCTTTGCCCGCTCATTTATGGGAAGAATATACGCAGGATGAGGATTGGTTAGATTTATTGACGCAATCGGCAATGGCTACAGCCGATTTTTATATGGAACACACTACAAGCGATGGAATTCCTTTCTGGGATACCGGTGCTCCTGGCTTATCTTATATAGGTAAATATCAGCAACTTCCAGCAGACCCTTACAATGATGTGGAACCTTTAGATAGTTCTTCGGCTGTTATATCAGCACAGGCACTTCTTCGGTTGGGTTCCTATCTTGGGAAGGATAATAAAGGAAAAAAATATTATCAAGCAGGGTTAACAGTAACCAAAACAATTTTGCTTCGAGATTTTCTATCTACAGATGCGAATCATGAAGGACTATTATTACATGCAGTATATCATCGGCCTAATGGCTGGGATTATATCCCACCGGGACGAAACATTCCTTGTGGTGAGTCGTGTCTATGGGGCGATTACCATCTTCTGGAATTGCTATTATGGATATGGCAATCTGCTCAAGAAAAAACACCCTGGAATTTTTTTGCCAATCAACCGTTTACAAATGTCACTGGATAA
- a CDS encoding CsgG/HfaB family protein → MRKGYFISVLIWTSLSIFIGCQTSPSDNYTIEGKTYGVTSGVFHGRWWNYYERGCSFLAGGFLNEAEKDLRTALQSRSRDTWQARTYGLHFVEYFPNRELGITLFKKGQLSEAETLLRNSLSQVDTERARYYLDMIIKERISKGELQDREPPKVKAELVEISAEITKDKDKKKASSEIVREANNYLKIECSDDLGIEQIFVNKQSVYLRHGEKSALIQQPIETKEGKQDFVITVCDLAGKESSYNLSAKVDLTGPNIGIFKPADYLVTKDNELTLEGVVLDDTGIAEVSLNNQVILEGTGEQRKEFRSVLPLKDGENVFIIAARDTAGNETRTAIKTFKGEPHSQSALLWRFAQRRIRLNHALASSVLSEPMLNEVLLAQTEDTGIDINIKTPKPEQPSRHNRVIRVAGEITSSSAVQSLLINGEPYTQLTGAPKEAFNKRVPLPSDLLASGTGTVKLSVEAQDSQGKKASKEMNVKVEPVLINKNETKMSIALLAIAGRTPTDTFGSDLRTVLEESIGKQGRFYVLDRLYLQNILNEQQLSAGLSDPNRALDIGRMVPAQVFVVGELFPRGEQSAEVKLRLISTETSEVISIFDGFIDDVNNKELVLGKCNVLARQLSDFFPRLSGEVLDFRGSDSKYEVLFNWAEQDGVRPGTYALILYEASPAWTDPETGEITQPADYGILYKTRIVNVSPTSARGQVITDTSKPSEGVAIEKGLPSITM, encoded by the coding sequence GTGAGAAAAGGATATTTCATTTCGGTATTGATATGGACAAGCCTTTCAATTTTTATTGGCTGTCAAACCTCGCCATCGGACAATTACACTATTGAGGGAAAAACTTACGGCGTAACTTCCGGAGTTTTCCATGGTAGATGGTGGAATTACTATGAGCGTGGTTGCTCGTTTTTAGCTGGTGGTTTTTTGAATGAAGCGGAAAAGGATTTACGAACAGCACTGCAAAGTCGTTCACGGGATACATGGCAGGCACGGACTTATGGCTTGCATTTTGTTGAATATTTTCCAAATCGCGAACTGGGAATTACCTTATTTAAGAAGGGACAGCTTTCGGAGGCGGAAACATTATTGCGAAATTCTTTATCTCAGGTAGATACGGAACGGGCAAGATATTACCTTGATATGATTATTAAGGAACGCATATCCAAAGGTGAATTGCAGGACCGTGAACCCCCGAAGGTAAAAGCGGAATTGGTTGAAATAAGTGCAGAGATAACGAAAGATAAGGATAAAAAGAAGGCTTCTTCGGAGATTGTTCGGGAAGCAAATAATTATTTGAAAATAGAATGTTCCGATGATTTGGGTATAGAGCAGATTTTTGTAAATAAGCAATCTGTATATCTGCGACATGGAGAAAAATCAGCCCTCATCCAACAGCCCATTGAAACAAAAGAGGGGAAACAAGATTTTGTCATAACGGTTTGCGACCTTGCAGGTAAAGAGAGTAGTTATAATTTATCAGCAAAGGTTGACCTTACAGGTCCTAATATTGGCATTTTCAAACCTGCGGATTATCTTGTTACAAAAGATAATGAACTTACTTTAGAAGGTGTTGTGTTGGATGATACAGGTATTGCAGAGGTTTCTTTAAATAATCAGGTTATTTTGGAGGGGACAGGAGAACAACGCAAGGAGTTTCGTTCTGTTTTGCCTTTGAAAGATGGGGAAAATGTTTTCATTATTGCCGCTCGTGATACTGCTGGTAATGAAACACGCACTGCTATAAAAACCTTCAAAGGGGAACCCCATTCTCAATCGGCTTTGTTATGGCGTTTCGCTCAACGACGCATCCGTCTTAATCACGCTTTAGCTTCATCGGTTTTATCCGAACCTATGCTTAATGAGGTATTATTGGCTCAAACAGAGGATACGGGAATAGACATCAATATAAAGACACCCAAACCGGAACAACCCTCACGGCATAATCGTGTTATCCGTGTTGCGGGAGAGATTACAAGTTCTTCTGCCGTGCAGTCACTGCTTATAAATGGGGAACCATATACCCAGTTAACAGGTGCCCCTAAAGAGGCTTTCAACAAACGAGTTCCTTTGCCTTCAGATTTATTGGCTTCCGGAACAGGAACAGTAAAATTATCTGTTGAGGCACAAGATTCACAGGGTAAGAAAGCAAGTAAGGAAATGAATGTCAAGGTAGAACCTGTTCTTATAAATAAGAATGAGACTAAGATGAGTATTGCTTTATTGGCTATTGCTGGCAGAACGCCAACAGACACCTTTGGTAGTGACTTAAGAACGGTTTTAGAAGAAAGTATAGGGAAACAGGGGAGGTTTTATGTATTGGACAGGCTTTATCTTCAAAATATTTTGAATGAACAACAATTATCCGCAGGACTTTCTGACCCCAATAGGGCATTAGATATCGGACGGATGGTCCCTGCTCAGGTTTTTGTGGTGGGCGAATTGTTTCCGCGGGGAGAACAATCGGCAGAAGTAAAATTACGGTTGATAAGCACGGAGACCTCGGAAGTCATTTCTATCTTTGATGGTTTTATTGACGATGTAAATAATAAAGAACTTGTGTTAGGCAAATGTAATGTTCTTGCAAGACAATTGTCCGATTTCTTCCCGCGTCTATCCGGGGAGGTTTTAGATTTTCGTGGTTCGGATTCTAAATATGAAGTATTATTTAACTGGGCAGAGCAGGACGGTGTTCGACCGGGGACTTATGCACTTATTCTTTATGAAGCCTCTCCTGCATGGACAGACCCGGAAACAGGTGAAATAACACAACCCGCGGACTACGGCATCCTTTACAAAACACGAATTGTAAATGTTTCGCCGACCAGTGCACGGGGGCAGGTAATTACAGATACATCCAAACCTTCGGAGGGCGTAGCCATTGAAAAAGGTCTTCCTTCAATTACTATGTAG
- a CDS encoding Stp1/IreP family PP2C-type Ser/Thr phosphatase, whose product MKLDIAGLSDKGRKKEKNEDFFGIFRTESTDIKLFEDGALLIVADGLGGHIAGDVASKLAVSLIKDILKQEPWQENKNDEVKDLRDEGPLPLLRDAFQKANESIYKTNKDLVKGSRPMGTTALAAIIIPGKIYIANVGDSRAYHIRNGEILEYTEDHSWIDEQVKQGLMSRSEAEKDTRKHVVTRCIGTHADIEVDVYRWHPVSGDILLLCTDGLTNMVPDEQILEIIRKGGTAGEIAQKLVNLANENGGKDNITAIVTIIEPKIFQQLFLKTRLFWRKHSGKILKLLFLLIYGFLCGTLGYFLRGLMK is encoded by the coding sequence ATGAAATTAGATATCGCAGGACTTTCCGACAAGGGACGCAAAAAAGAAAAAAATGAGGACTTCTTCGGTATCTTCCGAACAGAATCCACAGATATAAAATTATTTGAAGACGGGGCTCTTTTGATTGTGGCTGATGGCTTGGGAGGACACATCGCAGGTGATGTTGCAAGTAAATTAGCTGTGTCGCTAATCAAGGATATACTCAAACAAGAACCGTGGCAGGAAAATAAAAATGATGAGGTTAAAGATTTAAGAGATGAAGGACCTCTACCGCTACTCCGTGATGCATTTCAAAAAGCCAATGAAAGCATATACAAAACTAATAAAGATTTAGTAAAAGGCAGCAGACCTATGGGAACTACGGCTCTGGCTGCAATTATTATCCCCGGGAAAATTTATATTGCCAATGTTGGAGATTCCCGTGCCTATCATATCCGCAATGGCGAAATTTTAGAATACACTGAAGACCATTCATGGATAGATGAACAGGTAAAACAGGGACTTATGTCCCGTTCCGAAGCGGAAAAAGATACCCGAAAACATGTGGTAACCCGTTGTATCGGCACACATGCAGATATTGAGGTAGATGTATATCGCTGGCACCCCGTCTCAGGTGATATTTTACTACTTTGCACAGACGGATTAACCAATATGGTCCCAGACGAACAAATCCTTGAAATTATCCGTAAAGGAGGCACAGCGGGGGAAATTGCTCAAAAACTGGTTAATCTCGCAAATGAAAATGGTGGTAAAGATAACATCACAGCAATCGTTACCATTATTGAACCCAAAATCTTTCAACAATTATTCTTAAAAACTCGATTATTTTGGCGAAAACATAGCGGAAAAATTTTAAAACTCCTATTCCTTCTCATTTACGGTTTCTTATGTGGAACCTTAGGCTACTTCCTTCGAGGCTTAATGAAATAG